A window from Pseudomonas sp. Tri1 encodes these proteins:
- a CDS encoding U32 family peptidase: MSLPKHHLELLSPARDVTIAREAILHGADAVYIGGPSFGARHNACNEVGDIARLVEFAHRYHARVFTTINTILHDNELEPARQLIHQLYDAGVDALIVQDLGVMELDIPPIELHASTQTDIRTLARAKFLDQAGFSQLVLARELNLQEIRAIADETEAAIEFFIHGALCVAFSGQCNISHAQNGRSANRGDCSQACRLPYTLKDDQGRVVAYEKHLLSMKDNNQSANIRALVEAGVRSFKIEGRYKDMGYVKNITAYYRQRLDDVLEDRPDLARASSGRTAHFFVPDPDKTFHRGSTDYFVSERKIDIGAFDSPTFTGVPVGVVEKVGKRDLQVVTFDPLSNGDGLNVLVKREVLGFRANIAEPKGEFEEDGQKRYRYRVEPNEMPAGMYQLRPNHPLSRNLDHNWQQALLKTSSERRVGLSWVARLREERLELTATSEEGISASVALDGPFGLANKPEQALEQLHDLLGQLGTTEYHATSTRLDAPQAYFIPNSQLKALRREVIEALTAARIEAHPRGGRKAETSPPPVYPESHLSFLANVYNQKARDFYHRHGVKLIDAAFEAHEETGEVPVMITKHCLRFSFNLCPKQAKGVTGVRTKVAPMQLIHGDEVLTLKFDCKPCEMHVVGKIKGHILDLPLPGSTAQPVVGYISPEDLLKTIPRAPH, encoded by the coding sequence ATGTCCTTGCCCAAACATCATCTGGAACTGCTCAGCCCCGCCCGCGACGTGACCATCGCCCGCGAAGCCATCCTGCATGGCGCCGACGCCGTGTACATCGGTGGCCCGAGTTTCGGTGCGCGTCATAACGCCTGCAACGAGGTGGGTGATATTGCCCGATTGGTGGAGTTCGCCCATCGCTACCACGCCCGTGTGTTCACCACGATCAATACCATCCTGCACGACAATGAGCTGGAGCCGGCCCGTCAGCTGATCCACCAACTGTACGATGCCGGTGTCGATGCGTTGATCGTCCAGGACCTTGGGGTAATGGAGCTGGATATCCCGCCCATCGAGCTGCACGCCAGTACCCAGACCGACATCCGTACCCTGGCACGGGCGAAGTTCCTCGACCAGGCCGGTTTCTCGCAACTGGTGCTGGCCCGCGAGCTGAACCTGCAGGAAATCCGCGCCATCGCCGACGAGACCGAGGCGGCCATCGAGTTCTTTATCCATGGCGCGCTGTGCGTGGCCTTTTCCGGCCAGTGCAACATTTCCCACGCCCAGAACGGTCGCAGCGCCAACCGTGGCGACTGCTCCCAGGCCTGTCGCCTGCCCTACACCCTCAAGGATGACCAGGGCCGGGTGGTCGCCTACGAAAAACACCTGTTGTCGATGAAGGACAACAACCAGAGCGCCAACATCCGTGCCCTGGTGGAAGCCGGCGTGCGTTCGTTCAAGATCGAAGGGCGCTACAAGGACATGGGCTATGTGAAGAACATCACCGCCTATTACCGCCAGCGCCTGGACGACGTCCTCGAAGACCGTCCGGACCTGGCCCGCGCTTCCAGCGGCCGCACCGCACACTTCTTCGTGCCGGATCCAGACAAGACGTTCCATCGCGGTAGCACCGACTATTTCGTCAGCGAGCGCAAGATCGACATCGGCGCCTTCGACTCCCCGACCTTTACCGGCGTGCCGGTGGGCGTGGTGGAGAAAGTCGGCAAGCGCGACCTGCAAGTGGTGACCTTCGACCCGCTGTCCAACGGCGACGGCCTGAATGTGCTGGTCAAGCGCGAAGTGCTGGGGTTCCGGGCCAACATCGCCGAGCCCAAGGGCGAATTCGAAGAGGACGGCCAGAAGCGTTACCGCTACCGCGTCGAGCCCAACGAGATGCCCGCAGGTATGTACCAATTGCGCCCCAACCATCCGCTGAGCCGCAACCTGGACCACAACTGGCAGCAGGCGCTGCTCAAGACCTCCTCCGAGCGCCGCGTGGGTCTGTCCTGGGTGGCGCGCCTGCGCGAAGAACGCTTGGAACTGACCGCCACCAGCGAGGAAGGCATCAGCGCCAGCGTGGCCCTGGATGGACCGTTCGGCCTGGCCAACAAGCCGGAGCAAGCGCTGGAGCAGTTGCACGACCTGCTCGGGCAATTGGGCACGACCGAATACCACGCCACCTCGACCAGGCTGGATGCGCCCCAGGCGTACTTCATTCCCAACTCGCAGCTCAAGGCATTGCGTCGCGAAGTCATCGAGGCCTTGACCGCCGCCCGCATCGAGGCCCACCCGCGTGGTGGCCGCAAGGCCGAGACCAGTCCGCCACCGGTGTACCCGGAGTCGCACCTGTCGTTCCTCGCCAACGTCTACAATCAGAAGGCCCGGGACTTCTATCACCGTCACGGCGTGAAGTTGATCGACGCCGCGTTCGAGGCCCACGAAGAAACCGGGGAAGTGCCGGTGATGATCACCAAGCACTGCCTGCGCTTCTCGTTCAACCTCTGCCCCAAGCAGGCCAAGGGCGTCACCGGCGTGCGCACCAAGGTCGCGCCAATGCAACTGATCCACGGTGATGAAGTACTGACGCTGAAGTTCGACTGCAAACCCTGCGAGATGCATGTGGTGGGCAAGATCAAGGGCCACATCCTTGACCTGCCACTACCGGGCAGCACCGCGCAGCCAGTGGTCGGCTACATCAGCCCTGAAGACCTGCTCAAGACGATTCCTCGCGCGCCGCATTGA
- a CDS encoding dipeptidase, producing the protein MDFSLKHLAVTTLLLSSLASITTPAFANISAQQSAAIVKTFSDAPVTDFRQFLASVAKNDVAKTANLAPAISAFLDNKPLSAEQQNEIHRLLGLYARVKYGNAATETLKELVAIPTFRKDGVAQHENPEFLKIADKIKSLAESFNLNFRNIDNRVYEISLEGSGDEVVGIHAHADVVPVTPENWVLKDGTRLDPFKVTLVGDRMYGRGTEDDKNGIVVALYAMKVIKEEKLPLARNFKLLVDTTEETTGDAIPYYFEHNPTPNYNLALDGGYPVVIAEKGYGTVMANFARRNAQGKGAEITALTGGLATNQIPSTSVATFASDKPAELAANLLKAGSDYAKRNGGNFEVSSQVVGKEVKLTFTGVSAHSSEPESGVNPVARMLDFINGLGGKVALKHNHITDAARYAADNWGLDYLGNKLGIGFSDAFMGPLTASLTYVGMDDKAFKLAVNLRVPVGKSTEALKTEIADKLAAWSKKSHVAVAFDYSIDEPMYRNPEGEWVKALLAVSTENLGMEHKYGTSAGATSVHDLPNGVQFGLAMPDVKYTGHNDNEFKTVEQFLLDLQIVTEMMGRIGQLPKL; encoded by the coding sequence ATGGACTTCTCCCTCAAGCACCTGGCCGTGACCACCCTGCTCCTGTCCAGCCTCGCATCAATCACCACCCCGGCATTTGCCAATATCAGCGCGCAACAGAGCGCGGCCATTGTCAAAACCTTTTCCGACGCCCCTGTCACCGATTTCCGGCAGTTCCTGGCAAGCGTGGCCAAGAACGACGTGGCCAAGACAGCCAACCTCGCCCCAGCTATCAGCGCCTTCCTCGACAACAAGCCGCTTTCGGCTGAACAGCAGAACGAAATCCATCGCCTGCTGGGTCTCTATGCCCGGGTGAAGTACGGCAACGCAGCCACCGAGACGTTGAAAGAGCTGGTAGCGATCCCGACCTTTCGCAAGGACGGCGTTGCCCAGCACGAGAACCCGGAGTTCCTCAAGATCGCCGACAAGATCAAAAGCCTGGCCGAATCTTTCAACCTGAACTTCCGCAACATCGACAACCGCGTCTATGAGATTTCCCTCGAAGGCAGCGGCGACGAAGTCGTGGGCATTCACGCCCATGCCGACGTGGTGCCGGTGACGCCGGAAAACTGGGTGCTCAAGGACGGCACCCGGCTCGATCCGTTCAAGGTCACCCTGGTGGGCGACCGCATGTATGGCCGCGGCACCGAGGACGATAAGAATGGCATCGTGGTGGCGCTCTATGCCATGAAGGTCATCAAGGAAGAGAAGCTGCCGCTGGCGCGCAATTTCAAGCTGCTGGTCGACACCACCGAGGAAACCACTGGCGACGCGATCCCCTATTACTTCGAACACAACCCAACGCCCAACTACAACCTGGCGCTGGATGGTGGTTATCCGGTCGTGATTGCCGAAAAAGGCTACGGCACGGTCATGGCGAACTTCGCCCGGCGCAATGCACAGGGCAAGGGCGCTGAGATCACTGCGCTGACCGGTGGCCTGGCCACCAACCAGATTCCGTCGACCTCGGTAGCTACCTTTGCCAGCGACAAGCCGGCCGAACTGGCCGCCAACCTGCTCAAGGCCGGTAGCGACTATGCCAAGCGCAATGGCGGCAACTTCGAGGTGTCCAGCCAGGTCGTCGGCAAGGAGGTCAAGCTGACCTTCACCGGTGTGTCGGCGCACTCCTCCGAACCCGAGTCAGGCGTCAACCCGGTGGCGAGGATGCTGGACTTCATCAACGGCCTGGGCGGCAAGGTCGCGCTCAAGCACAACCACATCACCGATGCCGCCCGCTATGCCGCCGACAACTGGGGCCTGGACTACCTGGGTAACAAACTGGGCATTGGTTTTTCCGACGCCTTCATGGGGCCGCTAACGGCGTCCCTGACCTATGTCGGCATGGATGACAAGGCTTTCAAGCTGGCGGTCAACCTGCGGGTACCGGTCGGCAAGTCCACCGAAGCGCTCAAGACTGAAATCGCCGATAAGCTCGCCGCCTGGAGCAAGAAGTCCCACGTCGCCGTAGCCTTCGATTATTCCATCGATGAACCGATGTACCGCAACCCTGAAGGCGAATGGGTCAAGGCGCTGTTGGCCGTGTCCACCGAAAACCTGGGCATGGAACACAAGTACGGCACCTCCGCCGGCGCCACTTCGGTTCATGACTTGCCCAACGGCGTGCAGTTCGGCCTGGCCATGCCTGACGTCAAGTACACCGGCCATAACGACAACGAGTTCAAGACGGTCGAGCAGTTCCTGCTGGACCTGCAGATCGTGACCGAGATGATGGGACGGATCGGGCAGTTGCCGAAGCTCTAA
- a CDS encoding DUF3079 domain-containing protein: MAKPFPISPKHPERICWGCDRYCATSALACGNGADRTMHPAEMIGEDWYLHGDWGLELVDITAKVIDPSATHLKE, translated from the coding sequence ATGGCAAAGCCTTTTCCCATCAGTCCCAAACATCCCGAGCGCATTTGCTGGGGCTGTGATCGTTACTGTGCGACCAGTGCGCTGGCCTGTGGTAACGGTGCCGATCGAACGATGCACCCGGCTGAGATGATCGGCGAGGACTGGTACCTGCATGGTGATTGGGGGCTGGAGCTGGTGGACATTACGGCCAAGGTCATCGACCCAAGCGCAACCCACCTGAAGGAATGA
- a CDS encoding iron transporter — MRTLAPLSIALLFLSPLAQAKEYPIGEPQMCPGLEVGAVYLQPIEMAPAGMMRATADSDVHLEADIRATADNKQGFQEGSFVPYLNVSFQLKKQGNDTELKGDFHAMVANDGPHYGDNVKLLGPGKYQLTFTVLPPGGHGSLGRHTDKETGVAPWFERCELHYEFVYAGIGKKGGY; from the coding sequence ATGCGTACCCTTGCTCCTCTCTCTATCGCCCTTCTGTTTCTCTCCCCCCTGGCCCAGGCCAAGGAATACCCCATCGGCGAACCGCAGATGTGCCCCGGGCTGGAGGTCGGTGCAGTGTATTTGCAGCCGATTGAAATGGCCCCGGCCGGGATGATGCGGGCCACGGCCGATTCCGATGTCCACCTGGAAGCCGACATCCGCGCCACGGCGGACAACAAACAGGGCTTCCAGGAAGGCAGCTTCGTGCCCTACCTCAACGTGTCGTTCCAACTGAAGAAACAAGGCAACGACACCGAGCTCAAGGGTGACTTCCACGCCATGGTCGCCAACGACGGGCCGCACTATGGCGACAACGTCAAGCTGCTCGGCCCTGGCAAATATCAACTGACCTTCACTGTCCTGCCACCCGGCGGCCATGGCTCCCTTGGTCGTCATACCGACAAGGAAACCGGCGTGGCGCCCTGGTTCGAACGCTGCGAACTGCATTACGAATTCGTCTACGCCGGGATCGGTAAAAAAGGCGGGTACTGA
- a CDS encoding cupredoxin domain-containing protein gives MSRSSCPRRGAAHRRLAWLTLAGLMLPSIAHAELPTYELSIRDGHFTPPQLEVPAGQRFKIVLKNVGQGPAEFESTPLRVEKVLSPGVTTFVVIHPLRPGRYPFFDEFNPQLPEGGILAQ, from the coding sequence ATGAGCCGCTCATCCTGCCCACGGCGCGGCGCGGCTCATCGACGCCTGGCCTGGTTGACGCTGGCCGGCTTGATGCTGCCCTCGATCGCCCATGCCGAACTGCCGACCTACGAGTTGAGCATCCGCGACGGGCATTTCACGCCGCCGCAACTGGAAGTACCGGCCGGGCAGCGCTTCAAGATCGTGCTGAAAAACGTCGGCCAGGGCCCGGCGGAGTTCGAGAGCACGCCACTGCGGGTGGAGAAAGTGCTGTCCCCCGGCGTTACCACGTTTGTGGTGATCCATCCGCTGCGCCCCGGGCGCTATCCGTTTTTCGATGAATTCAATCCGCAACTGCCCGAGGGCGGCATCCTGGCCCAGTAA
- a CDS encoding FTR1 family protein, which translates to MTQSMFIVWRESVEALLVIGILQAWVGRQQQASQLLRYLWAGAVLGLLLSGVLAGLILLAGEAMSGAANEWFQASLALIASLLIVQMVGWMHRNARTLKHDLTRHADQRLSRQGGLGLMVLALLAVSREGSETVVFLYGAGARLQGSQLGLFAVGAIAGLTLALLTVSLLHSTRRFISWPRFFAISEAILLLLGAALLVSGIERIGGQLLGMDWPDAVYRGIGEALWDSSAILDDGHGFGGFLADFTGYRASPSALTLLVWLCYWGVVAGWLRPRKAQDLPCPT; encoded by the coding sequence ATGACTCAATCGATGTTTATTGTCTGGCGCGAGAGCGTCGAGGCGCTGTTGGTGATCGGTATTCTCCAGGCCTGGGTCGGCCGGCAGCAACAAGCCAGCCAACTGCTGCGCTACCTATGGGCCGGCGCGGTGCTGGGCTTGCTGCTGTCCGGCGTGCTGGCCGGGCTGATTCTGCTGGCTGGCGAGGCCATGAGCGGCGCCGCCAACGAATGGTTCCAGGCGTCATTGGCACTGATCGCAAGCTTGCTGATCGTGCAAATGGTCGGCTGGATGCACCGCAACGCGAGGACGCTCAAGCATGACCTGACGCGCCACGCCGATCAACGCCTGAGCCGCCAGGGTGGCCTCGGCTTGATGGTACTGGCGTTACTGGCGGTCAGCCGTGAAGGCAGTGAAACCGTGGTCTTCCTGTACGGCGCCGGTGCCCGCCTGCAAGGCTCGCAACTGGGTCTGTTCGCCGTCGGGGCAATCGCTGGCCTGACACTGGCGCTGTTGACTGTTTCCTTGCTGCACAGCACTCGCCGGTTCATCTCGTGGCCGCGTTTCTTTGCCATCAGCGAAGCGATCCTGCTGCTGTTGGGAGCGGCGTTGCTGGTCAGCGGTATCGAGCGGATCGGCGGGCAACTGCTCGGCATGGACTGGCCGGACGCGGTGTATCGCGGCATTGGCGAGGCGCTTTGGGACAGCAGCGCGATACTGGACGACGGCCATGGTTTCGGTGGATTCCTGGCTGACTTCACCGGCTATCGCGCCAGCCCCAGTGCGCTAACGTTGCTGGTGTGGCTCTGCTATTGGGGTGTCGTCGCGGGTTGGCTGCGGCCACGCAAGGCGCAAGACCTGCCATGTCCGACCTGA
- a CDS encoding 4Fe-4S binding protein, whose translation MSDLNPWLQRLGDGMRRHGASIRAVQWAVVLFYAVLLVIPALLPLPGSQARLFDNLTLLAQFLFWGLWWPFVLLSIVLFGRLWCGVLCPEGALSEWASQYGKGLGMPRGLRWAGWPTVAFCLTTLYGQLISVYDYAQAALLILGGSTVAAVIVGLLFARGKRVWCRYLCPVSGVFALLARLAPVHFQVNEQRWLENPAPRRPPPNCAPLLDIRRMRGAADCHACGRCSGQRDAVRLIARSSNEEILHSTANTLSPWDVRLLLFGVIGLAMGAFQWTVSPWFIALKQSLAQWLVAHGWFWALQDNAPWWLLTHYPQLNDSFSWLDGFCIVVYLGMSALLLGTSLMLLMRLAASISGDPAQYWPLAITLTPLGGAGLFLGLSATTVKLLRYEGLLLEWVQPARAGLLVLAIAWSLWLGWKRLGQMTASPIQRLPAMACLVLASGLVGYGWWLQFWGW comes from the coding sequence ATGTCCGACCTGAACCCTTGGCTCCAGCGCCTGGGCGACGGCATGCGGCGCCACGGTGCAAGCATTCGCGCCGTGCAATGGGCGGTGGTGCTGTTTTACGCAGTGCTGCTGGTGATACCGGCCCTGTTGCCATTGCCCGGCAGCCAGGCGCGCCTGTTCGACAACCTGACGCTGCTGGCACAGTTTCTGTTCTGGGGCCTGTGGTGGCCGTTCGTGTTGCTGTCGATCGTGTTGTTCGGGCGGCTCTGGTGTGGCGTGCTGTGTCCCGAAGGCGCCTTGAGTGAATGGGCCAGCCAGTACGGCAAGGGCCTGGGCATGCCCCGCGGGTTGCGCTGGGCCGGTTGGCCCACCGTGGCGTTCTGCCTGACCACCCTCTACGGTCAACTGATCAGCGTCTACGACTATGCCCAGGCTGCGTTGCTGATCCTGGGTGGCTCGACCGTCGCCGCGGTGATCGTTGGCCTGTTGTTCGCCCGCGGCAAGCGGGTGTGGTGCCGTTACCTGTGTCCAGTCAGCGGCGTCTTCGCCCTGCTCGCCCGTTTGGCGCCAGTGCATTTCCAGGTGAACGAACAACGCTGGCTGGAAAACCCCGCTCCACGGCGCCCTCCCCCCAACTGCGCGCCCTTGCTGGACATCCGCCGTATGCGCGGCGCCGCCGATTGCCATGCCTGTGGTCGCTGCAGCGGCCAACGCGATGCGGTGCGCCTGATTGCCCGCTCCAGTAATGAGGAAATCCTTCACTCTACCGCCAACACGCTCTCGCCCTGGGATGTTCGCTTACTGTTGTTCGGCGTCATCGGCCTGGCCATGGGCGCCTTTCAATGGACTGTCAGCCCTTGGTTCATTGCCCTCAAGCAAAGCCTGGCGCAATGGTTGGTCGCGCATGGATGGTTCTGGGCCTTACAGGACAACGCACCTTGGTGGCTGCTGACCCACTATCCGCAACTCAACGACAGCTTCAGTTGGCTCGATGGCTTTTGCATCGTCGTTTATCTGGGCATGAGTGCCTTGTTGCTGGGCACTTCGCTGATGCTATTGATGCGCCTGGCGGCAAGCATTTCGGGTGATCCCGCACAGTATTGGCCCTTGGCCATCACCTTGACGCCCCTTGGCGGTGCAGGACTGTTCCTCGGCTTGTCGGCCACCACGGTCAAGCTGCTGCGTTATGAAGGACTGCTGCTGGAATGGGTGCAGCCGGCACGGGCAGGGTTGCTGGTGCTGGCGATCGCATGGAGCCTGTGGTTGGGCTGGAAACGCCTGGGGCAGATGACTGCATCACCGATTCAACGACTGCCAGCCATGGCCTGCCTGGTCCTGGCCAGCGGCTTGGTGGGCTACGGCTGGTGGTTGCAGTTCTGGGGGTGGTGA
- a CDS encoding methyl-accepting chemotaxis protein, whose protein sequence is MTRLTTAQRIVIGFAIAPLALIALALYALSDLAMLRDQAEQIVRQDWPKIDPIMVIATGVRDNARNTRDLLIDKNNAQVQQSIDTTRQRITQAFATLEPLFDQPEGKAAYAELKKRREAYVAAFVQVQALIRQGATDEAMTQLKQGVMPAELEVYKSLDVMMAMQGKVFVEREQLAQARYSEARRNMLALVLACLALVSLVATLVTRSVTRPLGGEPNDAARVLNLIAQGDLTIRVPVGVGANDSVMSNMHDMQQSLNSMVRHIAASVDRVASSSEELSAVSSQTNSTLQLQGQEIEQAAAAVNQMTAAVDEVARNAVSTSEASRVSEQTAQRGREQVQETVASITALADGVTDSSERIQQLAGRVLDISSVLDVIRSIAEQTNLLALNAAIEAARAGDAGRGFAVVADEVRALAHRTQVSTREIEDMIGNIRLDSGHAVTSMQNNSELVQATLLVAQRSGDALDEIAHSISQINERNLMIASATEQQALVAREVDRNLVGIRNLSEQVLLGARHTDTAGQDLAQMAGSLHETVARFKV, encoded by the coding sequence ATGACCAGACTCACCACTGCCCAACGTATCGTGATCGGCTTCGCCATCGCTCCATTGGCCTTGATCGCCTTGGCGCTGTACGCCTTGAGCGACCTGGCGATGCTGCGCGACCAGGCCGAGCAGATCGTCAGACAGGATTGGCCGAAGATCGATCCGATCATGGTGATCGCCACGGGCGTGCGCGATAACGCCCGCAACACCCGGGACTTGTTGATCGACAAGAACAATGCGCAAGTCCAGCAATCGATCGATACCACCCGGCAGCGCATCACCCAGGCCTTCGCCACGTTGGAGCCGTTGTTCGATCAGCCCGAAGGCAAGGCCGCGTATGCCGAGTTGAAGAAGCGCCGCGAGGCCTATGTGGCGGCGTTCGTCCAGGTGCAGGCGTTGATCCGCCAGGGCGCGACGGACGAGGCGATGACACAGCTCAAGCAAGGCGTGATGCCGGCAGAGCTTGAGGTGTACAAGAGCCTGGATGTGATGATGGCGATGCAGGGCAAGGTCTTTGTCGAACGTGAACAGTTGGCCCAGGCGCGCTACAGCGAGGCGCGGCGCAACATGCTGGCGTTGGTGCTGGCTTGCCTGGCCCTGGTGAGCCTCGTCGCGACACTGGTGACCCGCAGCGTGACCCGTCCCTTGGGCGGTGAGCCCAATGACGCGGCACGGGTGCTGAACCTTATCGCCCAGGGCGACCTGACGATCCGCGTGCCGGTGGGTGTCGGCGCCAACGACAGCGTGATGAGCAACATGCACGACATGCAGCAGAGCCTCAACAGCATGGTCCGGCACATTGCCGCCTCGGTGGATCGGGTGGCCAGTTCCTCCGAAGAGTTGAGCGCGGTGAGCAGCCAGACCAACAGCACCTTGCAGTTGCAAGGGCAGGAAATCGAACAGGCCGCGGCGGCGGTGAACCAGATGACCGCCGCCGTGGATGAAGTGGCGCGCAATGCCGTGAGCACCAGCGAAGCTTCGCGAGTATCCGAGCAAACCGCCCAGCGTGGCCGTGAACAGGTTCAGGAAACGGTCGCGTCCATCACGGCGTTGGCGGACGGTGTGACGGACAGCTCCGAGCGCATCCAGCAATTGGCCGGGCGGGTGCTGGACATCAGTTCGGTGCTGGATGTGATCCGCAGCATTGCCGAACAAACCAACCTGCTGGCCCTGAACGCTGCCATCGAAGCGGCTCGCGCGGGTGATGCCGGGCGTGGTTTTGCGGTGGTCGCCGATGAAGTCCGCGCTCTGGCCCATCGGACCCAGGTTTCGACCCGGGAGATCGAGGACATGATCGGCAATATCCGCCTGGACAGCGGGCACGCGGTGACCTCCATGCAAAACAACAGTGAACTGGTGCAGGCCACTCTGCTAGTGGCCCAGCGTTCCGGCGATGCTCTGGATGAAATCGCCCATTCGATTTCGCAGATCAACGAGCGCAACCTGATGATCGCCAGCGCCACGGAACAGCAGGCCCTGGTGGCCCGAGAGGTGGACCGCAACCTGGTGGGCATTCGCAACCTGTCCGAACAGGTGCTGCTGGGCGCCCGACACACCGATACGGCCGGCCAGGACCTGGCGCAGATGGCCGGTTCACTGCATGAGACGGTGGCGCGGTTCAAGGTGTAG
- a CDS encoding anaerobic ribonucleoside-triphosphate reductase activating protein, with protein sequence MSRVLRVGGMVPLTTLDYPGQLACVLFCQGCAWRCRYCHNPQLIPPRGSEEVDWCRVLAFLQRRQDLLDAVVFSGGEPTLQDGLASAMDEVRQMGFRIGLHSAGIKPAAFAKVVGQADWVGFDIKALPEDALDVTRVEGSGAANWRSLDHLLASGVDYECRTTVHWHLFDPERLLTLARRLSERGVSRFAVQLVRTARMLDPHLSSVSAQALQPELWAAMRELFPSFVLRS encoded by the coding sequence ATGAGTCGAGTGCTACGGGTCGGGGGCATGGTGCCCCTGACCACCCTCGATTATCCGGGCCAATTGGCTTGCGTACTGTTTTGCCAGGGCTGCGCCTGGCGTTGTCGTTACTGCCACAACCCGCAACTGATCCCGCCGCGCGGCAGCGAGGAGGTGGATTGGTGTCGGGTCCTGGCGTTCCTGCAACGCCGCCAGGACTTGCTCGACGCCGTGGTGTTCAGCGGCGGCGAGCCGACCTTGCAGGACGGCCTGGCCTCGGCCATGGACGAGGTACGGCAGATGGGGTTTCGCATCGGCCTGCACAGCGCTGGAATCAAGCCGGCGGCCTTCGCCAAAGTGGTCGGGCAAGCCGACTGGGTGGGGTTCGACATCAAGGCCTTGCCCGAAGATGCCCTGGACGTGACCCGGGTCGAAGGCAGCGGCGCCGCCAACTGGCGCAGCCTCGACCACCTGCTGGCCAGCGGTGTGGATTATGAATGCCGCACCACTGTGCATTGGCACCTGTTCGACCCCGAACGACTGCTGACCCTGGCCCGACGGTTGAGCGAGCGCGGTGTCAGCCGGTTCGCCGTGCAATTGGTGCGCACCGCGCGGATGCTCGATCCCCATCTTTCCAGCGTCTCGGCACAAGCCTTGCAGCCTGAGCTGTGGGCCGCCATGCGCGAGTTGTTCCCCTCGTTCGTCTTACGCAGTTGA
- the nrdD gene encoding anaerobic ribonucleoside-triphosphate reductase, which translates to MNASQSLPQAQRQRCEVWTRVMGYHRPVAAFNPGKQSEHRERLHFTESAAGRP; encoded by the coding sequence ATGAACGCATCACAATCTCTTCCGCAGGCACAGCGTCAACGTTGCGAAGTCTGGACCCGCGTGATGGGTTATCACCGCCCGGTGGCGGCCTTCAACCCGGGCAAGCAGTCTGAGCATCGCGAACGGCTGCACTTCACCGAAAGCGCGGCCGGGCGTCCATGA